A window of the Brassica oleracea var. oleracea cultivar TO1000 chromosome C1, BOL, whole genome shotgun sequence genome harbors these coding sequences:
- the LOC106334407 gene encoding protein EIN4, with the protein MLRSLGLGLLLFALIALVTGDNNDYGSCNCDDEGYYFFTVHTILECQRVSDLLIAIAYFSIPLELLYFISFSNVPFKWVLVQFIAFIVLCGMTHLLNAWTYYGPHSFQLMLWLTIFKFLTALVSCATAITLLTLIPLLLKWKVRELYLKQNVLELNEEVGLMKRQKEMSVHVRMLTREIRKSLDKHMILRTTLVELSKILDLQNSAVWMPNESRTEMHLTHELRSNSMRSFRVVPINDPDVVQVREAKVVAILRKDSLLAIESSGSDESGPVAAIRMPMLHGSNFKGGTPEFVDTSYAIMVLVLPNANARVWTDREIEIAEVVADQVAVALSHASVLEESQLMREKLGIQNRALLRAKQNAMMASQARNTCQKVMSHGMRRPMHTILGLLSMFQSESMSLDQKIIVDALMKTSTVLSALINDVIDISPKDNGKSPLEVKRFQLHSLIREAACVAKCLSVYKGYGFEMDVQTRLPSLVVGDEKRTFQLVMYMLGYILDMSEGGKTVTFRVVSEGTGSGQDKNKRESGMWKSHLSDDSLGVKFEVEINEIKSPPLDGSVIAMRHVTNRRYHSNGIKEGLSLGMCRKLAQMMQGNIWISPKSHGQTQSMQLVLRFQTRPSIRRSILAGNAPELQHPNSNSILRGLRITLADDDDVNRTVTKRLLEKLGCEVTAVSSGFECLSALSNVEMSYRVVILDLQMPEMDGFEVAMKIRKFCGHHWPLIIALTASTEDHVRERCLQMGMNGMIQKPVLLHVMASELRRALQSASE; encoded by the exons ATGTTAAGATCCTTAGGTCTAGGCTTGCTTCTCTTCGCTCTAATCGCCCTCGTCACCGGAGACAACAACGACTACGGAAGCTGCAACTGCGACGACGAAGGCTACTACTTCTTCACCGTCCACACAATCCTAGAATGCCAGAGAGTGAGCGATCTCCTAATCGCCATCGCCTACTTCTCCATCCCCCTCGAGCTTCTCTACTTCATCAGCTTCTCCAACGTTCCCTTTAAATGGGTACTCGTACAGTTCATCGCCTTCATCGTCCTCTGCGGTATGACCCACCTCCTCAACGCGTGGACCTACTATGGACCCCACTCGTTCCAGCTCATGCTATGGCTCACGATCTTTAAGTTCTTGACGGCGTTGGTCTCGTGCGCGACGGCCATCACGCTCTTGACTTTGATCCCTTTGCTGCTGAAGTGGAAAGTCAGAGAGCTTTACTTGAAGCAGAACGTGCTTGAGCTTAACGAGGAGGTTGGGCTGATGAAACGGCAGAAGGAGATGAGTGTGCACGTTAGGATGCTTACTAGAGAGATTAGGAAGTCTCTTGATAAGCATATGATCCTGAGGACGACGCTCGTCGAGCTCTCCAAGATTCTTGATTTGCAGAACTCTGCTGTCTGGATGCCTAACGAGAGCAGAACAGAGATGCATTTGACTCATGAGCTGAGGTCGAATTCTATGAGGAGCTTTAGAGTGGTGCCGATCAACGATCCTGATGTTGTTCAGGTTAGAGAGGCGAAAGTGGTTGCGATTTTGAGGAAAGATTCTCTTCTTGCGATTGAGAGCAGTGGTTCTGATGAGAGTGGTCCCGTGGCGGCTATTCGGATGCCGATGCTCCACGGGTCGAATTTCAAAGGAGGGACTCCTGAGTTTGTTGATACTTCCTACGCTATAATGGTTCTGGTCCTTCCAAACGCGAACGCTCGCGTTTGGACGGACAGAGAGATCGAGATAGCTGAGGTCGTCGCTGACCAAGTAGCTGTGGCTCTCTCGCACGCCTCGGTGCTCGAGGAGTCGCAGCTGATGAGAGAAAAGCTCGGTATTCAAAACCGAGCTTTGCTCCGGGCGAAACAGAACGCGATGATGGCGAGCCAGGCGAGGAACACTTGCCAAAAGGTCATGAGTCACGGCATGAGGAGGCCGATGCACACGATCCTCGGCCTCCTCTCGATGTTCCAGTCTGAGAGCATGAGCCTCGACCAGAAGATCATCGTCGACGCGCTCATGAAAACGAGTACAGTCCTCTCTGCTTTGATCAACGACGTGATTGACATTTCTCCTAAAGACAACGGGAAGTCTCCGTTGGAGGTTAAACGGTTTCAGCTTCATTCTCTGATAAGAGAAGCTGCTTGTGTTGCCAAATGCTTGAGTGTTTACAAAGGCTACGGGTTTGAGATGGATGTTCAGACGCGTCTGCCTAGTTTAGTGGTGGGAGATGAGAAGAGGACGTTTCAGCTTGTGATGTATATGCTTGGGTATATCTTGGATATGAGCGAAGGAGGGAAGACGGTTACGTTTAGGGTTGTGTCTGAAGGGACTGGGAGTGGTCAGGACAAGAACAAGAGGGAGAGTGGGATGTGGAAGTCGCATTTGTCTGATGATTCGCTCGGTGTTAAGTTTGAAGTTGAGATTAATGAGATTAAGAGTCCTCCGTTGGATGGTTCGGTGATTGCAATGAGGCATGTTACAAACAGAAGGTATCATAGCAATGGGATTAAAGAAGGCTTGAGCTTAGGCATGTGTAGAAAACTTGCACAG ATGATGCAAGGGAACATATGGATATCACCGAAGTCACATGGACAAACACAGAGTATGCAACTGGTTCTGAGGTTTCAGACAAGACCTTCTATCAGAAGATCAATCTTAGCCGGAAATGCTCCAGAGCTTCAACATCCAAACTCAAACTCAATTCTTCGTGGTCTAAGAATCACTCTAGCAGATGATGATGATGTAAACAGAACCGTAACCAAGAGGCTTTTAGAGAAACTAGGATGTGAAGTGACAGCTGTGTCTTCTGGATTTGAGTGTTTGAGTGCGTTGTCTAATGTGGAAATGTCGTATAGGGTTGTGATATTGGATCTGCAGATGCCAGAGATGGATGGTTTCGAAGTAGCGATGAAGATAAGGAAGTTTTGTGGACATCATTGGCCGTTGATTATAGCTTTGACTGCGAGTACTGAAGATCATGTTAGGGAAAGGTGTTTGCAAATGGGGATGAATGGTATGATTCAGAAACCTGTTCTTTTGCATGTCATGGCTTCTGAGCTTAGAAGGGCTTTACAGAGCGCAAGCGAGTAA
- the LOC106295171 gene encoding AT-hook motif nuclear-localized protein 19-like, which yields MANPWWTGQVNLSSLETTPPSSSQLKTPDLHISMNMAMVSGHNNHHHHHQEVNTNNNNEDDRDNLSGDDREPREGAVEAPTRRPRGRPAGSKNKPKPPIFVTRDSPNALKSHVMEIASGTDVIETLATFARRRQRGICILSGNGTVANVTLRQPSVAPVAAAPGGAAVLALQGRFEILSLTGSFLPGPAPPGSTGLTIYLAGGQGQVVGGSVVGALMAAGPVMLIAATFSNATYERLPLDEEEAAERGGGGSDGGVVPGQLGGVGSPLSSGGGGGHGNQGLPAYNMPGNLASNGGGGGQMSGQEAYGWAQARSGF from the coding sequence ATGGCGAATCCATGGTGGACAGGACAAGTGAATCTCTCCAGTCTCGAAACGACGCCGCCGAGTTCCTCTCAGTTAAAGACACCAGATCTCCACATCTCCATGAACATGGCCATGGTCTCAGGTCATAACAACCACCATCATCATCACCAAGAAGTCAACACCAACAACAACAACGAAGACGATAGAGACAACTTGAGCGGCGACGACCGCGAGCCACGTGAAGGAGCCGTGGAAGCTCCCACGCGCCGACCACGTGGACGTCCTGCTGGTTCCAAGAACAAACCAAAGCCACCAATCTTTGTCACGCGTGATTCTCCAAACGCTCTCAAGAGCCATGTCATGGAGATCGCTAGTGGGACTGATGTCATAGAAACCCTAGCTACTTTCGCTAGGCGGCGCCAACGTGGCATCTGCATCTTGAGCGGTAACGGCACGGTGGCTAACGTCACACTCCGTCAACCATCAGTGGCTCCCGTTGCAGCTGCCCCTGGTGGTGCGGCTGTATTGGCGTTACAAGGGAGGTTTGAGATTCTTTCTCTAACCGGTTCTTTCTTACCTGGACCGGCTCCACCTGGATCCACTGGTTTAACTATTTACTTAGCTGGTGGTCAAGGTCAGGTTGTTGGAGGAAGCGTGGTGGGGGCATTGATGGCTGCTGGTCCGGTGATGCTAATCGCTGCCACGTTTTCTAATGCGACTTATGAGAGATTACCTTTGGATGAGGAAGAAGCGGCTGAAAGAGGTGGCGGTGGAAGCGACGGAGGAGTGGTTCCAGGGCAGCTCGGGGGCGTAGGTTCCCCGCTGAGTAGTGGTGGCGGTGGAGGCCACGGGAACCAAGGACTTCCCGCATATAATATGCCCGGAAACCTTGCTTCTAATGGCGGTGGAGGAGGACAGATGAGCGGCCAAGAAGCGTACGGTTGGGCTCAAGCTAGGTCAGGATTTTAA